A section of the Kribbella voronezhensis genome encodes:
- a CDS encoding NAD(P)(+) transhydrogenase (Re/Si-specific) subunit beta: MTDFETGRHLIYLAAAAMFIIGLHLMNSPRTARRGNLVSGAGMLLALATSLVGLVHDGTARTWGLVALVGGAVVGGAAGFTAARRFKMTDMPQLVSLFNAVGGGAAALVAVVDAGQRPAGLGSISAGTGFVLVADIAIGALTFAGSLIAAGKLQGIVPGRPVVFRGARSVNLLLAVAVLATALLAVTRTGPGWALAGAGLAAIVLGVTFVLPIGGADMPVVVSLLNACTGMAVAMAGFLLSNTVLITAGALVGASGTILTVLMAKAMNRSLGNIVAGGFGTGDNAVTTSVAGADDKAVQSVSADDVAMQLAYATSVIVVPGYGLAAARAQSELVDLANTLSSRGVTVSYAIHPVAGRMPGHMNVLLAEAHVPYDQMLDLETANRAFGHTDVALIVGANDVVNPAARTPGSAVYGMPILDADKAGAVIVIKRSMGHGYADIDNPLFTDTKTRMLFNDAKAALNDIAQATKTLIS; encoded by the coding sequence ATGACTGACTTCGAGACCGGCCGGCACCTGATCTACCTGGCCGCGGCGGCGATGTTCATCATCGGCCTGCACCTGATGAATTCTCCGCGCACCGCCAGGCGGGGCAATCTCGTCTCCGGCGCCGGCATGCTGCTAGCGCTGGCGACCAGCCTGGTCGGCCTGGTCCATGACGGCACCGCACGCACCTGGGGCCTGGTCGCCCTGGTCGGCGGCGCCGTCGTGGGCGGAGCTGCCGGGTTCACGGCTGCCCGCCGTTTCAAGATGACCGACATGCCACAGCTGGTGAGTCTGTTCAACGCGGTCGGCGGTGGCGCGGCAGCACTGGTGGCCGTTGTCGACGCCGGGCAGCGGCCGGCCGGTCTCGGCTCGATCAGCGCCGGCACCGGCTTCGTGCTGGTCGCCGACATCGCCATCGGCGCCCTCACCTTCGCGGGCTCGCTGATTGCCGCCGGCAAGCTTCAGGGCATCGTGCCGGGCCGTCCGGTGGTCTTCCGGGGTGCGCGCAGCGTCAACCTTCTGCTCGCCGTCGCCGTCCTGGCCACGGCACTGCTCGCCGTGACCCGGACCGGGCCCGGCTGGGCACTGGCCGGCGCCGGCCTGGCCGCGATCGTTCTCGGTGTCACCTTCGTCCTGCCGATCGGCGGCGCCGACATGCCTGTCGTGGTGTCGCTGCTCAACGCCTGCACCGGTATGGCCGTCGCGATGGCGGGCTTCCTGCTCAGCAACACGGTCCTGATCACCGCGGGCGCACTCGTCGGAGCCTCCGGAACGATCCTGACCGTCCTGATGGCCAAGGCCATGAACCGCTCGCTCGGCAACATCGTCGCCGGCGGCTTCGGCACCGGCGACAACGCCGTCACCACCAGCGTCGCGGGCGCCGACGACAAGGCCGTTCAGTCCGTCTCCGCCGACGACGTGGCGATGCAACTCGCCTACGCCACCTCCGTCATCGTCGTGCCGGGCTACGGCCTCGCCGCGGCCCGCGCGCAGAGCGAACTCGTCGACCTCGCCAACACGCTCAGCTCGCGCGGCGTCACCGTCTCCTACGCGATCCACCCGGTCGCCGGCCGGATGCCCGGCCACATGAACGTCCTGCTCGCCGAGGCCCATGTGCCGTACGACCAGATGCTCGACCTGGAAACCGCCAACCGCGCCTTCGGCCACACCGACGTGGCGCTGATCGTCGGTGCCAACGACGTCGTCAACCCGGCCGCCCGTACGCCGGGCTCAGCCGTCTACGGCATGCCCATCCTCGACGCGGACAAGGCCGGCGCCGTCATCGTCATCAAACGCTCGATGGGCCACGGGTACGCCGACATCGACAACCCGCTGTTCACCGACACGAAGACGCGGATGCTCTTCAACGACGCCAAGGCCGCCCTCAACGACATCGCCCAAGCCACCAAGACCCTGATCAGCTGA
- a CDS encoding NAD(P) transhydrogenase subunit alpha: MSYSLFADLAVFVLAVLVGIEVISKVPVTLHTPLMSAGNAIHGIVIVGTVSIAAEAAATGSYLLTFVAAAFAAANVAGGYVVTDRMLAMFRPRKPVETGTGRTEGAPHD, translated from the coding sequence ATGAGTTACAGCCTGTTCGCTGACCTGGCCGTGTTCGTACTGGCCGTCCTGGTCGGGATCGAGGTGATCAGCAAGGTGCCGGTCACCTTGCACACGCCGTTGATGTCGGCCGGTAACGCCATCCACGGCATCGTCATCGTCGGCACCGTGTCGATCGCCGCCGAGGCCGCGGCCACCGGCAGCTACCTGCTGACCTTCGTCGCCGCTGCCTTCGCGGCCGCGAACGTGGCCGGCGGTTACGTCGTCACCGATCGGATGCTCGCCATGTTCCGGCCCCGCAAACCCGTCGAGACCGGCACCGGCCGGACCGAAGGAGCTCCTCATGACTGA
- a CDS encoding NAD(P) transhydrogenase subunit alpha, producing the protein MNSTGSSPTATAWSVVVGVPAEQPGEHRVSLMPESVRKLVTAGAEVLVESGAGALAYATDAEYTAAGARVVSRREVLADSILVTCVHPLQAAELHDGQILVGLLGRRSDTEAMSSYAERGVTVVSLDELPRKLSRAQAMDALTSQANLAGYKAVLVAATAYPSAFPLLMTAAGTLRPAMVLVLGAGVAGLQAIATAARLGAVVHGYDVRPEARGEIESLGARFLDLGITSSGSGGYARELATDETSRQQTGLAQAIGKYDVVITTAQVPGRTPPLLVTEEALAQLRPGSVVVDLASSGFGGNVAGSVPGQTIATAYGVTVVGAGELAGTIPAAASLVYSRNLVSVVEHLLADGRPAIDLDDPIQAAVVLTYDHRTVTPEDHDELQPVR; encoded by the coding sequence GTGAACAGCACTGGCTCCTCCCCCACCGCCACGGCATGGTCCGTGGTGGTGGGGGTTCCTGCCGAGCAACCCGGCGAGCACCGGGTGTCGTTGATGCCGGAATCGGTCCGGAAGCTGGTGACCGCGGGAGCCGAAGTACTGGTCGAGAGCGGCGCGGGCGCACTCGCGTACGCGACCGACGCCGAGTACACCGCCGCCGGCGCCCGGGTCGTCAGCAGGCGGGAGGTGCTGGCCGACAGCATCCTCGTCACCTGTGTTCACCCACTCCAGGCAGCTGAGCTCCACGACGGCCAGATCCTCGTCGGTCTGCTCGGGAGGCGCTCGGACACCGAAGCGATGAGTTCGTACGCCGAACGTGGCGTCACCGTCGTGAGCCTGGACGAACTGCCTCGCAAGCTCAGCAGGGCTCAGGCCATGGACGCGCTCACCTCGCAGGCCAACCTGGCCGGCTACAAGGCCGTGCTGGTTGCCGCCACGGCCTACCCGTCGGCATTCCCGCTCCTGATGACGGCCGCCGGAACGTTGCGTCCGGCAATGGTGCTGGTGCTTGGTGCCGGCGTCGCGGGTCTGCAGGCGATCGCGACTGCCGCCCGGCTGGGCGCGGTCGTGCACGGCTACGACGTACGGCCGGAGGCTCGCGGCGAGATCGAGTCGCTGGGAGCGAGGTTCCTGGACCTCGGCATCACTTCGAGCGGGAGCGGCGGCTATGCCCGGGAACTCGCTACGGACGAGACAAGTCGCCAGCAGACCGGACTGGCCCAGGCGATCGGCAAGTACGACGTCGTGATCACCACCGCCCAGGTGCCGGGCCGGACGCCACCCCTCCTCGTCACCGAGGAAGCGCTGGCGCAACTGCGGCCCGGATCGGTGGTCGTCGACCTCGCTTCCAGTGGCTTCGGCGGCAATGTCGCCGGTTCGGTACCGGGCCAGACGATCGCCACGGCGTACGGCGTCACTGTCGTCGGCGCCGGCGAACTCGCGGGCACGATCCCCGCGGCCGCCTCGCTCGTCTACTCGCGCAATCTCGTCAGCGTCGTCGAGCACCTGCTCGCCGACGGCCGGCCGGCGATCGATCTCGACGATCCGATCCAGGCGGCCGTCGTCCTGACCTATGACCACCGCACCGTCACCCCGGAGGACCACGATGAGTTACAGCCTGTTCGCTGA
- a CDS encoding DUF779 domain-containing protein → MDSSQLPRVTATAAAERAVADLVARRGPLMFVQSGGCCDGSAPMCFELGEFLTGDQDNLVGEVGGCPVYVDQRQLDAWPHTDLVLDVEPGYADGLSLAAGPGLHFVTRYTAPGSTDQEGQTS, encoded by the coding sequence ATGGACAGCTCCCAGCTGCCCCGGGTCACCGCGACCGCCGCCGCTGAACGAGCAGTAGCCGACCTCGTCGCCCGACGAGGACCGCTGATGTTCGTCCAGTCCGGCGGCTGCTGTGACGGCAGCGCACCGATGTGCTTCGAACTCGGCGAGTTCCTGACCGGCGACCAGGACAACCTGGTCGGCGAGGTCGGCGGTTGCCCGGTCTACGTCGATCAGCGCCAGCTCGACGCCTGGCCGCACACCGATCTCGTCCTCGACGTCGAACCCGGCTACGCCGACGGCCTGTCGCTGGCGGCAGGTCCCGGCCTCCACTTCGTCACCCGGTACACGGCACCGGGCAGTACAGACCAAGAAGGGCAGACATCGTGA
- a CDS encoding aldehyde dehydrogenase family protein, translated as MIYAAPGTPGSLVDVAERYDNFIGGKWVAPHNGEYMTDLSPVTGRPICEVARSSAEDVDEALDAAHRAALEWNRSSQTERAAVLNRIADAIEANREMLAVAESWENGKPVRETLNADIPLAVDHFRYFAAAARSQEGRLTVIDELTTAYHFREPLGVVGQIIPFNFPLLMAAWKLAPALAAGNCSVIKPASPTPWSILKLAEIIQDVVPPGVVNVVTGPGGEVGKALATSPKVAKIGFTGETTTGRLIMQYASQNLIPVTLELGGKSPNVFFDDVMAEDDSYLDRAIEGLVLYAFNKGEVCTCPSRALVQESIYDRFMERCLARIAAIKQGNPLDESTMIGPQVSRQQLDKIASYVEIGRAEGAEVLIGGSPTGLTGDLAGGYFYTPTVLKGHNKMRVFQEEIFGPVLAVTTFTDEADALAIANDTLYGLGAGVWTRDANRASRMSRGIKAGRIWVNCYHQYPAGASFGGYKISGIGRENHQMMLDLYSQTKSVLISTDENPVGLF; from the coding sequence ATGATCTACGCAGCACCGGGCACACCAGGAAGTCTCGTCGACGTTGCCGAACGCTACGACAACTTCATCGGCGGCAAGTGGGTTGCTCCGCACAACGGTGAGTACATGACCGACCTGAGTCCGGTGACCGGCCGGCCGATCTGTGAAGTGGCGCGTTCGTCGGCCGAGGACGTCGACGAAGCGCTCGACGCGGCGCACCGCGCGGCGCTGGAATGGAACCGGTCCAGCCAGACCGAGCGGGCCGCGGTCCTGAACCGGATCGCCGACGCGATCGAGGCCAACCGCGAGATGCTCGCGGTCGCCGAGAGCTGGGAGAACGGCAAGCCGGTCCGGGAGACCCTGAACGCCGACATCCCGCTGGCCGTCGACCACTTCCGGTACTTCGCCGCCGCCGCGCGCAGCCAGGAGGGCCGGCTGACGGTGATCGACGAGCTCACCACGGCGTACCACTTCCGCGAGCCGTTGGGTGTGGTCGGCCAGATCATCCCGTTCAACTTCCCGCTGCTGATGGCGGCCTGGAAGCTCGCGCCGGCCCTTGCCGCCGGCAACTGTTCGGTCATCAAGCCCGCCTCGCCGACACCGTGGTCGATCCTGAAGCTGGCCGAGATCATCCAGGACGTCGTGCCGCCAGGTGTCGTCAACGTCGTCACCGGACCGGGTGGCGAGGTCGGCAAAGCACTCGCGACCAGCCCGAAGGTCGCCAAGATCGGCTTCACCGGCGAGACGACCACCGGCCGCCTGATCATGCAGTACGCCTCGCAGAACCTGATCCCGGTCACCCTCGAACTCGGTGGCAAGTCCCCGAACGTCTTCTTCGACGACGTGATGGCCGAGGACGACTCCTACCTCGATCGCGCGATCGAGGGACTGGTGCTCTACGCCTTCAACAAGGGTGAGGTCTGCACCTGTCCGTCCCGCGCACTGGTCCAGGAGTCGATCTACGACCGGTTCATGGAGCGCTGCCTGGCCCGCATCGCGGCGATCAAGCAGGGCAACCCACTGGACGAGTCGACCATGATCGGCCCGCAGGTCTCCCGGCAGCAGCTCGACAAGATCGCGTCGTACGTCGAGATCGGCCGGGCCGAAGGCGCCGAGGTCCTGATCGGCGGCAGCCCGACCGGGCTGACCGGTGACCTCGCCGGTGGCTACTTCTACACCCCGACCGTGCTGAAGGGTCACAACAAGATGCGCGTCTTCCAGGAGGAGATCTTCGGTCCCGTCCTGGCCGTCACCACCTTCACCGACGAGGCCGACGCGCTCGCGATCGCCAACGACACGCTGTACGGGCTCGGAGCCGGCGTCTGGACCCGGGACGCGAACCGGGCGAGCCGGATGAGCCGGGGCATCAAGGCCGGACGCATCTGGGTGAACTGCTACCACCAGTACCCGGCCGGCGCGTCCTTCGGCGGCTACAAGATCTCCGGCATCGGCCGCGAGAACCACCAGATGATGCTCGATCTCTACAGCCAGACCAAGAGCGTCCTGATCAGTACCGACGAGAATCCCGTCGGGCTGTTCTGA
- the narI gene encoding respiratory nitrate reductase subunit gamma — protein sequence MSEFLFVVVPYLCLATFVVGHLWRYRYDKFGWTTRSSQLYENRLLRIGSPLFHFGLLGVVGGHIIGLLVPESWTDAVGISERTYHVVAVIGGLLAGLMTVAGMAILIYRRRTVGPVFSATTVMDKVMYAFLAVVIVLGMWNTIAGSILTIGGEYDYREGVSVWYRSFLAFNPDAALMADAPLGFQLHALVAFGLFALWPFTRLVHVFSAPLGYLTRPYIVYRSRDDTRLGSHRPRRGWDRTG from the coding sequence ATGAGCGAGTTCCTCTTCGTCGTCGTCCCGTACCTCTGCCTTGCGACCTTCGTGGTCGGACACCTGTGGCGCTACCGCTACGACAAGTTCGGCTGGACCACCCGCTCGTCCCAGCTCTACGAGAACCGGCTGCTGCGGATCGGCAGCCCGCTGTTCCACTTCGGCCTGCTCGGCGTCGTCGGCGGCCACATCATCGGCCTGCTGGTACCGGAGTCGTGGACGGACGCGGTCGGCATCAGCGAGCGCACGTACCACGTGGTCGCCGTGATCGGTGGCCTGCTCGCGGGCCTGATGACGGTGGCCGGCATGGCGATCCTGATCTACCGCCGCCGCACGGTCGGCCCTGTTTTCTCGGCCACAACCGTTATGGACAAGGTGATGTACGCCTTCCTGGCCGTCGTGATCGTGCTCGGCATGTGGAACACCATCGCCGGGTCGATCCTGACCATCGGCGGCGAGTACGACTACCGCGAAGGCGTCTCGGTCTGGTACCGCTCGTTCCTCGCCTTCAACCCCGACGCCGCCTTGATGGCCGACGCCCCACTGGGATTCCAGCTCCACGCCCTCGTAGCCTTCGGCCTGTTCGCCCTGTGGCCTTTCACCCGCCTGGTCCACGTCTTCAGCGCCCCGCTGGGCTACCTGACCCGCCCCTACATCGTCTACCGCAGCCGCGACGACACCCGCCTCGGCAGCCACCGCCCCCGCCGCGGCTGGGACCGCACCGGCTGA
- the narJ gene encoding nitrate reductase molybdenum cofactor assembly chaperone yields the protein MTGRRPKPVLPPGQLTIAWQSVSLLLDYPDEDLLARTDLLRSASRELPTTVGDSVRSFLDHLEATPLPELQADYVETFDSRRRCNLFLTYFAHGDTRKRGMALLRFKQTYLRAGFEPGEAELPDHLCVVLEFAATIDQKLGRDLMLDHRAGLELLRLSLRDKRSPWAHLVDAVTATLPALRGDERDAVRRLAAEGPPEEEVGLAPFASPTFSPGASTLLPMPTFPGART from the coding sequence GTGACCGGCCGACGCCCCAAGCCGGTGCTGCCGCCCGGCCAACTCACCATCGCGTGGCAGTCGGTCTCACTGCTCCTCGACTACCCCGACGAGGATCTGCTCGCCCGCACGGACCTGCTCCGCTCGGCCTCGCGCGAACTGCCGACCACCGTCGGGGATTCTGTTCGGTCCTTCCTCGACCACCTCGAAGCAACGCCGTTGCCAGAGCTTCAGGCCGACTACGTCGAGACCTTCGACAGCAGGCGTCGTTGCAACCTGTTCCTGACCTACTTCGCCCACGGCGACACCCGCAAGCGCGGAATGGCGCTGCTGCGCTTCAAGCAGACCTATCTGCGCGCGGGTTTCGAGCCCGGCGAAGCCGAACTGCCCGACCACCTCTGCGTAGTACTGGAGTTCGCCGCCACCATCGACCAGAAACTCGGCCGCGACCTGATGCTCGACCATCGCGCCGGACTCGAGTTGCTGAGGCTGTCCCTGCGCGACAAGCGCTCGCCGTGGGCGCATCTCGTCGACGCGGTCACTGCCACCCTGCCCGCACTACGCGGAGACGAGCGAGACGCCGTACGCCGGCTTGCTGCCGAAGGACCTCCCGAGGAGGAGGTCGGACTCGCGCCCTTCGCGAGCCCGACGTTCAGCCCCGGCGCTTCCACTCTGCTGCCGATGCCGACGTTCCCGGGAGCCCGCACATGA
- the narH gene encoding nitrate reductase subunit beta — protein MKVMAQMAMVMNLDKCIGCHTCSVTCKQAWTNRSGTEYVWFNNVETRPGLGYPRTYEDQEKWQGGWELTKRGRMKLKGGGRLKNLMTIFSNPKLPSINEYYEPWTYDYSTLTDAPAQEHTPVARPKSLISGQDMKIEWSANWDDDLGGSTATAHRDPMLAKIADKVKFEFEQTFMFYLPRICEHCLNPSCAASCPSGAIYKRAEDGIVLVDQDRCRGWRKCVSGCPYKKVYFNHRTGKAEKCTFCFPRIEVGLPTVCAETCVGRLRYIGLMLYDADKVLEAASTTDDQGLYEAQRDVFLDPSDPEVIREAEKAGIARDWIDAAQRSPVYALINTYKVALPLHPEYRTMPMVWYIPPLSPVVEVVAETGEDAENKGNLFAAIDALRIPVEYLAELFTAGDVGPVDAVLRKLAAMRCYMRDINLGRDPDASIPAAVGMSEEDMYDMYRLLAIAKYDERYVIPPAHAEQAHSLEELSTECSVSEYGGGQHDLFGEGSGVPTPIAVENFQMLQDRQTSDSLSGPENKAGRVNLLNWDGKGSPPGMFPPKDADS, from the coding sequence ATGAAGGTCATGGCACAGATGGCGATGGTGATGAACCTCGACAAGTGCATCGGCTGCCACACCTGCTCGGTCACCTGCAAGCAGGCGTGGACCAACCGATCGGGCACGGAGTACGTCTGGTTCAACAACGTCGAGACCAGGCCCGGGCTCGGCTACCCGCGAACGTACGAGGACCAGGAGAAGTGGCAGGGCGGCTGGGAGCTCACCAAGCGCGGCCGGATGAAACTCAAGGGCGGTGGCCGCCTGAAGAACCTGATGACGATCTTCTCCAACCCCAAGCTGCCGTCGATCAACGAGTACTACGAGCCGTGGACCTACGACTACTCCACCCTCACCGACGCGCCCGCGCAGGAACACACTCCGGTGGCCCGGCCCAAGTCGCTGATCAGTGGCCAGGACATGAAGATCGAGTGGTCGGCCAACTGGGACGACGACCTGGGTGGCTCGACCGCCACCGCGCACCGCGACCCGATGCTCGCGAAGATCGCCGACAAGGTGAAGTTCGAGTTCGAGCAGACCTTCATGTTCTACCTGCCGCGGATCTGCGAGCACTGTCTCAACCCGTCGTGCGCGGCGTCGTGTCCCAGCGGCGCGATCTACAAGCGCGCGGAGGACGGAATCGTCCTGGTCGATCAGGACAGGTGCCGCGGCTGGCGCAAGTGCGTCTCGGGCTGCCCGTACAAGAAGGTGTACTTCAACCACCGCACCGGGAAGGCCGAGAAGTGCACGTTCTGCTTCCCGCGCATCGAGGTCGGGCTGCCGACCGTCTGCGCGGAGACCTGCGTGGGCCGGCTGCGCTACATCGGCCTGATGCTGTACGACGCCGACAAGGTGCTCGAGGCGGCCTCCACCACTGATGACCAGGGTCTCTACGAAGCCCAGCGCGACGTCTTCCTCGACCCGTCCGACCCCGAGGTGATCCGCGAGGCGGAGAAGGCCGGGATCGCCCGCGACTGGATCGATGCCGCTCAACGCTCCCCCGTCTACGCGCTGATCAACACCTACAAGGTCGCGCTGCCGCTGCATCCGGAGTACCGGACGATGCCCATGGTCTGGTACATCCCACCGCTGTCCCCCGTCGTCGAGGTCGTCGCGGAGACCGGTGAGGACGCCGAGAACAAAGGCAACCTCTTCGCCGCGATCGACGCGCTGCGGATCCCCGTCGAGTACCTCGCCGAGTTGTTCACCGCCGGCGACGTCGGACCGGTCGACGCCGTACTGCGGAAGCTCGCGGCGATGCGCTGCTACATGCGCGACATCAACCTCGGTCGCGACCCGGACGCCTCGATCCCGGCCGCCGTCGGGATGAGCGAGGAGGACATGTACGACATGTACCGCCTGCTCGCGATCGCGAAGTACGACGAGCGCTACGTGATCCCGCCCGCTCACGCCGAGCAGGCCCACTCGCTGGAGGAGCTGTCCACGGAGTGCTCGGTCTCGGAGTACGGCGGTGGTCAGCACGACCTGTTCGGTGAAGGCTCCGGAGTGCCGACGCCGATCGCGGTCGAGAACTTCCAGATGCTGCAGGACCGGCAGACCTCGGACTCACTGAGCGGCCCCGAGAACAAGGCGGGTCGCGTCAACCTGCTGAACTGGGACGGCAAAGGATCGCCACCCGGGATGTTCCCGCCGAAGGACGCCGACTCGTGA